The Methanohalophilus portucalensis genome window below encodes:
- a CDS encoding SOUL family heme-binding protein has product MGVPTAEYEVLEKQADDIEIRYYPEMVIARTNASSSKEAFRKIAAYIFGSNEKQLKISMTTPVITCYPQEEGMEMAFVLPEEFTSTKPPAPLSEDVVLQTLSPRRIAVVKFKGSISDAIISHKRSYLEQFLDSHDYIRKGTFFRLSYDPPWVPDFLKRHEIATRIE; this is encoded by the coding sequence ATGGGGGTTCCTACTGCTGAATATGAGGTATTGGAGAAGCAGGCCGATGATATCGAAATTCGTTATTATCCGGAAATGGTGATTGCCAGGACGAATGCATCGAGTTCGAAAGAGGCTTTCAGGAAAATAGCTGCATACATCTTCGGCTCCAATGAAAAACAGCTGAAGATTTCAATGACCACTCCTGTGATTACTTGTTATCCTCAGGAAGAGGGGATGGAGATGGCTTTTGTGCTACCCGAAGAATTTACTTCTACAAAACCACCTGCCCCTCTCTCAGAGGATGTGGTCCTGCAAACACTGTCCCCTCGCAGGATTGCAGTGGTTAAGTTCAAGGGCAGCATTTCAGATGCCATCATTTCCCATAAACGCAGTTATCTGGAACAATTCCTGGATTCCCATGATTACATCCGCAAAGGTACTTTCTTCCGGCTAAGCTATGACCCGCCCTGGGTACCGGATTTCCTGAAACGTCATGAGATTGCCACAAGGATTGAATGA